One genomic segment of Elgaria multicarinata webbii isolate HBS135686 ecotype San Diego chromosome 9, rElgMul1.1.pri, whole genome shotgun sequence includes these proteins:
- the ATP23 gene encoding mitochondrial inner membrane protease ATP23 homolog isoform X1 has translation MASEQPQQPESGVSGEDEDDFGYGLFPERRRGEAKNPAFLYKSVFTYNNKCQIMLKFALDSNPFAKLLLDAMKNSGCTVFNDRHFSCEDCDGCVSGGFDSSTSQIVLCQNNIRYQSHMNRVVIHELIHAFDHCRAHVDWFNNVKHLACSEIRAANLSGDCSLLNEMSRFKFGLKQHHQTCVRDRAVRSILAVRKVNKEMAEKAVDEVFESCFNDHEPFGRVPHNISDAKYAYREFQNRERYYTNL, from the exons ATGGCTTCGGAGCAGCCTCAGCAGCCGGAGAGCGGGGTCTCGGGCGAAGACGAGGATGACTTCGGGTACGGCTTGTTTCCGGAGCGACGCCGCGGCGAGGCGAAGAACCCGGCCTTCCTCTACAAAAGCGTGTTCACCTACAACAACAAGTGCCAGATTATGTTGAAGTTCGCCCTGGACTCCA ATCCTTTTGCTAAACTACTACTTGATGCTATGAAGAATTCTGGCTG CACTGTTTTCAATGACCGACATTTCTCATGTGAAGATTGTGATGGGTGTGTCAGTGGAGGATTTGATTCTTCAACATCACAG ATTGTTCTATGCCAAAACAATATTCGTTATCAATCTCATATGAACAGAGTGGTTATACATGAACTTATCCATGCATTTGATCATTGCCGAGCACATGTGGACTGGTTCAATAATGTCAAGCATTTAGCTTGTTCAGAG ATCCGAGCCGCTAATCTCAGTGGAGATTGCTCCCTCTTAAATGAAATGTCCCGATTTAAATTTGGATTGAAACAGCATCATCAA ACTTGTGTAAGAGACAGAGCAGTTCGCTCCATCTTGGCTGTTAGAAAAGTCAACAAAGAGATGGCAGAGAAAGCTGTGGATGAAGTCTTTGAATCCTGTTTCAATGATCATGAACCATTTGGCAGAGTGCCTCACAACATTTCAGATGCAAAATATGCATATAGAGAGTTTCAGAATCGTGAACGGTACTATACAAATTTGTAG
- the ATP23 gene encoding mitochondrial inner membrane protease ATP23 homolog isoform X2, whose amino-acid sequence MASEQPQQPESGVSGEDEDDFGYGLFPERRRGEAKNPAFLYKSVFTYNNKCQIMLKFALDSNPFAKLLLDAMKNSGCTVFNDRHFSCEDCDGCVSGGFDSSTSQIRAANLSGDCSLLNEMSRFKFGLKQHHQTCVRDRAVRSILAVRKVNKEMAEKAVDEVFESCFNDHEPFGRVPHNISDAKYAYREFQNRERYYTNL is encoded by the exons ATGGCTTCGGAGCAGCCTCAGCAGCCGGAGAGCGGGGTCTCGGGCGAAGACGAGGATGACTTCGGGTACGGCTTGTTTCCGGAGCGACGCCGCGGCGAGGCGAAGAACCCGGCCTTCCTCTACAAAAGCGTGTTCACCTACAACAACAAGTGCCAGATTATGTTGAAGTTCGCCCTGGACTCCA ATCCTTTTGCTAAACTACTACTTGATGCTATGAAGAATTCTGGCTG CACTGTTTTCAATGACCGACATTTCTCATGTGAAGATTGTGATGGGTGTGTCAGTGGAGGATTTGATTCTTCAACATCACAG ATCCGAGCCGCTAATCTCAGTGGAGATTGCTCCCTCTTAAATGAAATGTCCCGATTTAAATTTGGATTGAAACAGCATCATCAA ACTTGTGTAAGAGACAGAGCAGTTCGCTCCATCTTGGCTGTTAGAAAAGTCAACAAAGAGATGGCAGAGAAAGCTGTGGATGAAGTCTTTGAATCCTGTTTCAATGATCATGAACCATTTGGCAGAGTGCCTCACAACATTTCAGATGCAAAATATGCATATAGAGAGTTTCAGAATCGTGAACGGTACTATACAAATTTGTAG